A stretch of the Bradyrhizobium arachidis genome encodes the following:
- a CDS encoding branched-chain amino acid ABC transporter permease, translating to MTTAESSAAPTGRDLRIPFGLMLIALACVAPLFLGNYPLHAIIIALIFLLPAHGLNLLLGYTGLLSLAQAAFFGIGAYTSALLAVHFGTPFYVNFLAAGLVTGAIAAPLGIPALRLRATSFVMCTLGFVIIGQAIAKNWISLTRGDMGLAAIPKPYFALGPASFTVSGTVGFYYLVLVIAALATLAVYLIVRSPAGRNMIAIRENETLAESVGIPTWYYKLVVFMISAAFAGLGGSLYAHYLTVVSPLTFQMYYSTTMLIIVLGGGAGTISGVIFGSLLFVGLTEALRVAPELRMIAYGFFLLGLVFWFPSGFAPLIGRFWSFLEKRK from the coding sequence ATGACAACGGCGGAAAGCTCAGCTGCGCCGACGGGCCGGGATCTCCGCATTCCCTTCGGCCTCATGCTCATCGCGCTGGCTTGCGTCGCACCGCTATTCCTCGGCAATTACCCGCTGCACGCGATCATCATCGCGCTGATCTTCCTGCTGCCGGCCCATGGTCTCAACCTGCTGCTGGGATACACCGGGCTGTTGTCGCTGGCGCAGGCGGCGTTCTTCGGCATCGGCGCGTATACGTCTGCCTTGCTGGCGGTGCATTTCGGTACGCCATTCTATGTGAATTTCCTCGCAGCTGGCCTCGTGACCGGCGCGATCGCGGCGCCGCTCGGAATTCCTGCGCTGCGGCTACGCGCGACATCGTTCGTGATGTGCACGCTCGGTTTCGTCATCATCGGCCAGGCCATTGCCAAGAACTGGATCAGCCTGACGCGCGGCGACATGGGGCTGGCGGCAATTCCCAAGCCTTACTTCGCACTGGGGCCGGCCTCGTTCACGGTATCGGGAACCGTCGGCTTCTATTATTTGGTGCTCGTCATCGCTGCGCTGGCGACTCTGGCCGTCTACCTGATCGTGCGGTCGCCGGCCGGCCGCAACATGATTGCCATTCGCGAGAACGAGACGCTTGCTGAATCCGTGGGTATCCCGACCTGGTATTACAAGCTGGTCGTGTTCATGATCAGCGCTGCCTTTGCCGGGCTCGGCGGCAGCCTCTATGCGCATTACCTGACCGTCGTCAGCCCGCTGACCTTCCAGATGTACTACTCGACGACGATGCTGATCATCGTGCTCGGCGGCGGGGCGGGGACCATCTCGGGCGTCATCTTCGGCAGCTTGTTGTTTGTCGGCCTCACCGAAGCCCTGCGCGTAGCCCCAGAGCTGCGCATGATCGCCTACGGGTTCTTCCTGCTCGGGTTGGTGTTTTGGTTCCCGAGCGGATTCGCACCGCTGATCGGCCGCTTCTGGTCATTCTTGGAGAAGCGCAAATGA
- a CDS encoding ABC transporter ATP-binding protein, whose translation MSGLPILDISGLCKSYGAVRAVDGVDLHVDRGEICGLIGPNGSGKSTFFDCVTGLARPSAGAVKLDGQDITGWSLNDIAREGRMLRSFQKTVVFSALDIEENLVIAGQMFTFPGILSTFGIGAAARNRVAALRERARELIKIAGLWDVRFQPAGKLSGGQQKLIQFASMLMPEPKLILLDEPMAGINPKLIERVVDSIRLANTSFGVSFLIIEHNIDVVTSLCKRVVVLDQGRKLAEGTPDEIVQNQAVREAYLGG comes from the coding sequence ATGAGCGGGCTGCCGATCCTCGATATCTCTGGCCTCTGCAAATCGTACGGCGCCGTGCGTGCGGTCGACGGTGTCGACCTGCATGTCGACCGCGGCGAAATCTGCGGCCTCATCGGTCCCAACGGTTCGGGCAAGTCCACCTTCTTCGACTGCGTGACCGGGCTCGCGAGGCCAAGCGCGGGCGCGGTGAAGCTCGATGGGCAGGACATCACCGGCTGGTCGCTGAACGATATCGCGCGGGAGGGGCGCATGCTGCGCTCGTTCCAGAAGACAGTGGTGTTCTCCGCGCTCGACATCGAGGAGAACCTCGTCATCGCCGGCCAGATGTTCACCTTTCCCGGCATTTTGTCGACTTTCGGGATCGGCGCCGCCGCCCGCAATCGCGTCGCGGCGCTGCGGGAACGAGCACGCGAGCTGATCAAGATTGCAGGTCTCTGGGACGTGCGTTTCCAGCCAGCCGGAAAACTCTCCGGCGGACAGCAGAAGCTGATCCAGTTTGCCTCGATGCTGATGCCCGAGCCAAAGCTCATCCTGCTCGACGAGCCGATGGCCGGCATCAACCCGAAGCTGATCGAGCGTGTGGTCGACAGCATCCGTCTCGCCAATACCTCCTTTGGCGTCAGCTTCCTGATCATCGAGCATAACATCGACGTGGTCACGAGCCTGTGCAAGCGCGTGGTCGTACTCGACCAGGGCCGCAAGCTCGCCGAAGGAACACCGGACGAGATCGTCCAGAACCAGGCAGTGCGGGAGGCCTATCTCGGTGGCTGA
- a CDS encoding ABC transporter ATP-binding protein translates to MAEPSLSIKGLRAGYGSLDILNGVDLDVPQGQFVALMGPNGAGKSTLLKTLYGMTTVKGGAIGWQGKDITAYKSRAILAEGISYVPQGRCNFPVMTVDENLQMAAYTLRDSRVKAERDYVYDLFPILKTRRSTLAGNMSGGEQQLLEVAMAVLQRPKILLVDEPSVGLSPTAIGIVFDELLRINAAGQTILLVEQNTKKAMAVAQRAVILRLGKVIWDGRPADITHDELGELFLTGRMRGETDVEH, encoded by the coding sequence GTGGCTGAACCCTCTCTCTCGATCAAGGGCTTGCGCGCCGGCTACGGCTCGCTCGATATCCTCAACGGCGTGGATCTCGACGTGCCGCAGGGGCAGTTCGTCGCGTTGATGGGGCCGAACGGCGCCGGCAAGTCGACGCTGCTCAAGACGCTCTACGGCATGACGACCGTCAAGGGCGGGGCCATCGGCTGGCAGGGCAAGGATATCACCGCCTACAAGTCGCGCGCGATTCTGGCCGAGGGCATCTCCTACGTGCCGCAGGGACGCTGCAACTTTCCGGTCATGACGGTCGACGAGAACCTCCAGATGGCCGCCTACACGCTTCGCGACAGCAGGGTGAAGGCGGAGCGCGATTATGTCTATGACCTGTTTCCGATCCTGAAGACGCGCCGCAGCACGCTCGCCGGTAACATGTCGGGCGGCGAGCAGCAGCTGCTCGAAGTCGCGATGGCCGTGTTGCAGCGGCCAAAGATCCTGCTGGTCGACGAGCCGTCGGTCGGTCTGTCGCCGACCGCGATCGGCATCGTCTTCGACGAGCTGTTGCGCATCAACGCCGCCGGCCAGACCATTTTGCTCGTCGAGCAGAACACCAAGAAGGCGATGGCAGTGGCGCAGCGCGCCGTCATTCTTCGACTCGGCAAGGTAATCTGGGACGGTCGTCCCGCCGATATCACCCACGACGAGCTCGGCGAGCTCTTCCTCACCGGCCGCATGCGCGGCGAGACCGACGTCGAACATTGA
- a CDS encoding aspartate transaminase — protein MTIFVPAARVSRIKISPTTAASARVRELKAAGRDIVDMAIGEPDFDTPDHVKAAAHEAIDRGETKYTAVNGTVALRKAVIADYRRRLGLEYADNEICVGGGAKQILFLALMASVEEGAEVIIPAPYWVSYPDMVIANDGKPVIVRCSENQGFKLTAEALEAAITPKTRWLILNAPSNPTGAAYSRADLKAIGDVLLRHPNVLVLSDDIYDQIWYRDEAATTLAAAVPALRDRILLTNGVSKTYAMTGWRIGYAAGPAPLVAAINKLQSQMSSCPSSISQAAAAHALASDQSFVRDSVKLYKERRDYACARLNAIPGLSCLVPDGAFYLYPGCAGVIGKTTPGGKVIENDLDFVLYLLDDVGVAAVQGAAYGLSPYFRLSIATSMEAIKDACDRIEKACRALR, from the coding sequence GTGACGATCTTCGTGCCGGCCGCGCGCGTCTCGCGCATCAAGATATCTCCGACCACAGCGGCGTCTGCGCGCGTGCGTGAGCTGAAGGCCGCCGGCCGCGACATCGTCGATATGGCGATCGGCGAACCTGACTTCGACACGCCCGATCACGTCAAGGCGGCGGCGCACGAGGCGATCGACCGCGGCGAGACGAAATACACCGCCGTCAATGGCACCGTCGCGCTGCGCAAGGCTGTTATCGCCGACTACAGGCGGCGCCTCGGTCTTGAATATGCCGACAACGAGATCTGCGTCGGCGGCGGCGCCAAGCAGATCCTGTTCCTCGCGCTGATGGCGAGCGTGGAGGAGGGGGCGGAGGTCATCATTCCCGCACCCTATTGGGTCTCCTATCCCGACATGGTCATCGCTAATGACGGCAAGCCCGTTATCGTCCGCTGCTCGGAAAATCAGGGCTTCAAGCTGACGGCGGAAGCGCTGGAGGCCGCGATCACGCCGAAGACGCGTTGGCTGATCCTCAATGCGCCCTCGAACCCGACCGGCGCGGCCTATTCCCGCGCGGACCTCAAGGCGATCGGTGATGTGCTGCTGCGCCATCCCAACGTCCTCGTGCTCTCGGACGATATCTACGACCAGATCTGGTATCGTGACGAGGCCGCGACGACACTTGCCGCCGCAGTGCCCGCGCTCAGGGATCGCATCCTGCTCACCAATGGCGTATCAAAAACCTATGCCATGACCGGCTGGCGGATCGGTTATGCCGCGGGTCCCGCGCCGCTGGTCGCCGCCATCAACAAGCTGCAATCGCAGATGTCATCCTGTCCGTCGTCGATCAGCCAGGCGGCCGCTGCCCATGCACTGGCGAGCGACCAGTCGTTTGTTCGCGACAGCGTCAAGCTCTACAAGGAGCGCCGCGACTATGCCTGCGCCCGGCTGAATGCGATTCCCGGCCTCTCGTGCCTGGTGCCGGATGGTGCGTTCTACCTCTATCCCGGATGTGCTGGCGTGATCGGCAAGACGACCCCGGGCGGCAAGGTCATCGAGAACGATCTCGATTTCGTGCTCTATCTGCTGGACGACGTCGGTGTCGCCGCCGTTCAGGGGGCGGCCTATGGGCTCTCGCCTTATTTCCGGCTGTCGATTGCGACCTCGATGGAGGCGATCAAGGACGCCTGCGACCGCATCGAGAAGGCCTGCAGGGCGCTGCGCTGA
- the nac gene encoding nitrogen assimilation transcriptional regulator NAC, whose protein sequence is MSVDFRKLKSFVKVVDAGSVSRAAGLLRTAQPALSQQIAALESHFKHKLLLRSNHGIVPTEAGLILYRHAQLLLKQIEQAQIDIDQSTKALAGRVSIGLATYSASSTLSLPILKEMSTLHPQIIVHINDSFGHVLSELIMTGKMDMAMIYGSGPIKGVKLQPLFREELYLVSRAEPAAKKPTDEPLPLSALADVKLLLPSQGHFLRRLIDESLARARVTPNVASEIESVSALGAAVTEGLGSTILPASVAATASSFGGVEVRRLVRPAIEATVSLCVSDHLPLSEPALATRSVLLTVVEKLMRSHPQGIKAV, encoded by the coding sequence ATGAGCGTCGATTTCAGGAAGCTGAAGAGCTTCGTCAAGGTGGTCGATGCCGGCAGCGTTTCGCGCGCCGCCGGCCTCTTGCGCACGGCGCAGCCGGCGCTGTCGCAGCAGATCGCAGCGCTCGAGAGTCACTTCAAGCACAAGCTGCTGCTGCGCAGCAATCACGGCATCGTCCCGACCGAAGCGGGCCTGATCCTCTACCGCCACGCGCAATTGCTGCTGAAACAGATCGAGCAGGCGCAGATCGACATCGATCAATCGACCAAGGCGCTGGCCGGGCGGGTGTCGATCGGGCTTGCGACCTATTCAGCATCGAGCACGCTGTCGCTGCCGATCCTGAAGGAAATGTCGACGCTGCATCCGCAGATCATCGTCCATATCAACGACAGCTTTGGCCATGTGCTGAGCGAGCTGATCATGACCGGCAAGATGGACATGGCCATGATCTATGGCTCAGGTCCAATCAAGGGCGTCAAGCTCCAGCCGCTGTTTCGCGAGGAGCTGTATCTGGTGTCACGCGCGGAACCGGCGGCGAAGAAGCCGACGGACGAACCGCTGCCGCTGTCGGCGCTGGCCGACGTCAAGCTGCTGCTGCCGAGCCAGGGACATTTCCTGCGGCGCTTGATCGACGAATCGCTGGCGCGGGCCCGGGTGACGCCGAACGTTGCGTCAGAGATCGAATCCGTCTCCGCGCTCGGCGCGGCCGTGACCGAGGGCCTCGGCTCGACCATCCTGCCGGCCTCGGTCGCCGCGACCGCGTCAAGCTTTGGCGGTGTCGAAGTGCGGCGGCTGGTGCGTCCTGCGATCGAGGCGACCGTCTCCTTGTGCGTCTCCGACCATCTTCCGCTGTCGGAGCCCGCGCTCGCCACGCGCTCGGTGCTCCTGACCGTGGTCGAGAAGCTGATGCGCAGCCATCCGCAGGGCATCAAAGCGGTCTAA
- a CDS encoding hydantoinase/oxoprolinase family protein, producing MAKLAFDTGGTFTDFALLDDKGELHLHKVLSTPTNPAEAVVRGVSELLEQFGDVVDLDGLQVLGATTVVTNAVLERKGVKTGFVSTAGFQDMLRIRNEGRYDLYDLNLKYPDPLVTRANSFGAVERIAADGEVITALEEDTVREIAGRLREEGIKSVAVCLLHAYKYPTHEQRIAALLREENPDIFVSLSSEVCPEVREFDRASTTVVNAYTRPQMSGHVAHLEREFAARGIERQVLWMTSSGGLVPSSRAAELPVRLIESGPAAGAVAAAEFGRIAGEGSVLSFDMGGTTAKLCLIPNGEPTVGTDLEVAHYHRFRKGSGFPLKIQSIRMIEIGAGGGSIAAKNPLGLLDVGPRSAGAMPGPAAYQRGGTEPTVTDADILLGYMGTESFVGGSFKVSKDAALTAMTKLAASLDVSVPRCAWGIHDLVNESMSKAAAVHATDLGVDPRSLPMVAFGGAGPVHAYGIARKLGIKRIICPTGAGVTSAIGLLIAPVAVDLSASFPMQVDNWDSAAMDRLLGDLAAQGAEVVRAAGVAPETISNTYTVDMRHVGQGHEITVALPDRKLPPKQFHEELLGNFYKLYRELFGRTVAGSSVEVITWRLRSSGQKDQVTRPHTRHAAEARKGTRSVYFNERGGFVETPVYDHYKLPVGEEIKGPAIVEQRESTAVVGPSGTAHVDTNGNLMINLA from the coding sequence ATGGCCAAGCTCGCATTCGATACCGGGGGAACTTTCACCGATTTCGCGCTGCTCGACGACAAGGGCGAGCTGCATCTTCACAAGGTGCTGAGCACGCCAACCAATCCGGCCGAAGCCGTGGTTCGCGGCGTGTCCGAACTGCTCGAACAGTTCGGCGACGTCGTCGATCTCGACGGGCTGCAGGTGCTGGGTGCCACCACCGTCGTCACCAATGCGGTGCTGGAGCGCAAGGGCGTCAAGACCGGGTTCGTTTCGACCGCCGGCTTCCAGGACATGCTGCGCATCCGCAACGAAGGACGTTACGACCTCTACGATCTGAACCTGAAATATCCGGATCCGCTGGTGACGCGCGCCAACAGCTTTGGCGCGGTCGAGCGCATCGCTGCCGACGGCGAGGTCATCACGGCGCTGGAGGAGGACACGGTCCGCGAGATCGCCGGGCGGTTGCGCGAAGAGGGCATCAAGTCCGTCGCCGTCTGTCTGCTGCACGCCTACAAATATCCGACCCACGAGCAGCGCATCGCGGCGCTGCTTCGGGAAGAGAACCCCGACATCTTCGTCTCGCTATCCTCGGAGGTCTGCCCGGAGGTGCGTGAGTTCGACCGCGCCTCAACCACGGTCGTCAACGCCTATACGCGGCCGCAGATGTCGGGACACGTCGCCCATCTCGAACGCGAATTCGCCGCCAGGGGCATCGAGCGCCAGGTGCTCTGGATGACCTCGTCGGGCGGCCTCGTGCCGAGCAGCCGCGCCGCGGAATTGCCCGTGCGCCTGATCGAATCCGGTCCGGCTGCGGGCGCGGTCGCCGCTGCCGAATTCGGCCGCATCGCCGGCGAGGGCAGCGTGCTGTCCTTCGACATGGGCGGCACCACCGCAAAACTGTGCCTGATCCCGAATGGCGAGCCGACCGTCGGCACCGATCTCGAAGTCGCGCACTATCATCGCTTCCGCAAGGGCTCCGGCTTTCCGTTAAAAATCCAGTCGATCCGCATGATCGAGATCGGCGCCGGCGGCGGCTCGATCGCGGCGAAGAACCCGCTCGGCTTGCTCGACGTCGGGCCGCGTTCGGCAGGCGCGATGCCCGGGCCGGCCGCCTACCAGCGTGGCGGCACCGAACCCACCGTCACCGACGCCGATATCCTGCTCGGCTATATGGGCACGGAATCCTTCGTCGGCGGCTCGTTCAAGGTGTCGAAGGATGCCGCGCTCACGGCCATGACGAAGCTCGCAGCTTCCCTCGACGTCAGCGTGCCCCGGTGCGCCTGGGGTATCCACGATCTCGTCAACGAATCCATGAGCAAGGCGGCGGCGGTGCATGCGACCGACCTCGGCGTCGATCCGCGGAGCCTGCCGATGGTCGCGTTCGGCGGCGCCGGTCCCGTGCATGCCTATGGCATCGCGCGCAAGCTCGGCATCAAGCGCATCATCTGCCCGACGGGCGCCGGCGTCACCTCGGCGATCGGCCTACTGATCGCACCCGTCGCCGTCGACCTCTCCGCGAGCTTTCCGATGCAGGTCGACAATTGGGACTCTGCCGCGATGGATCGGCTGCTCGGCGATCTCGCGGCCCAGGGGGCCGAGGTCGTCCGTGCCGCAGGCGTCGCGCCGGAGACGATCAGCAACACTTATACCGTCGACATGCGTCACGTCGGCCAGGGCCACGAGATCACGGTCGCGCTGCCGGATCGTAAGCTCCCGCCAAAGCAGTTCCACGAGGAGTTGCTCGGCAACTTCTACAAGCTCTACCGCGAGCTGTTCGGCCGCACCGTAGCGGGCTCATCGGTCGAGGTGATCACTTGGCGCCTGCGCTCCAGCGGTCAGAAGGATCAGGTGACCCGCCCGCACACACGACACGCCGCCGAGGCCAGAAAGGGCACGCGCTCCGTCTATTTCAACGAGCGCGGCGGCTTCGTCGAAACGCCAGTCTATGATCACTACAAGCTGCCGGTCGGCGAGGAGATCAAGGGACCGGCGATCGTCGAGCAGCGCGAGTCGACCGCAGTCGTCGGACCGAGCGGCACGGCTCACGTCGACACCAATGGCAATCTCATGATCAACCTCGCCTGA
- a CDS encoding hydantoinase B/oxoprolinase family protein, whose translation MSVNAADFNDPINLQVMWNRLIFIADQADIVLGRTAFSPIVRENHDYVTVLLDSRGRALAQCTWSIPVFITSLPVAAQKYFLPKFPVETLEEGDVLATNDPEIGTGHLPDVTMITPIFKKGKVVAYAGSIAHLPDIGGAPLHSEASDIFEEGIRFPIVKLHKAGVPNQDVLDIIAASVRLPTEVMGDLESMVAANNVMGRELLKFLDEYDLDGIDELADAIHTRSEAQTRRAIRQWPNGTYAAEVLLDGYDTDVTLKASVIVGDDSIHVDYAGTSDQVLHSINCRTNYRYAHSVYALKCLLDPDTPNNEGCITPITDEAPLGSILNPQQWTAGNSRNLIGHVIPSLIFKALEGVVPDKVMGDSGGAPIWAANCVGRRDDGTQYGSVQNFHGGQGARAEFDGLDTLSFPSNCRVTAIEMFEIAVPALTECKELIPDSGGAGKSRGGLGQRVVLRNLGRNPMNIYLASERVRHPCFGVVNGKSGSAGKVYKNGEPQFPKGKVVLKTGDRLEVETPGGGGWGRTSERAAASIELDLAEGLITPAAARQIYGYQRSSLAATAAE comes from the coding sequence ATGTCCGTGAACGCTGCCGATTTCAATGATCCCATCAATCTCCAGGTGATGTGGAATCGCCTGATCTTCATCGCCGACCAGGCCGACATCGTGCTCGGCCGCACCGCGTTCTCGCCAATCGTGCGCGAGAACCACGACTATGTAACCGTGTTGCTCGACAGCCGCGGCCGCGCGCTTGCGCAATGCACCTGGTCGATCCCGGTGTTCATCACCTCACTGCCGGTCGCCGCGCAAAAATACTTTCTACCCAAATTCCCGGTCGAGACCTTGGAAGAAGGCGACGTGCTCGCCACCAACGATCCGGAGATCGGCACCGGGCACCTGCCTGACGTGACGATGATCACGCCGATCTTCAAGAAGGGCAAGGTCGTGGCCTATGCCGGCTCGATCGCCCATCTGCCCGACATCGGCGGCGCTCCCTTGCATTCCGAGGCCAGCGACATCTTTGAGGAAGGCATCCGCTTCCCGATCGTGAAGCTGCACAAGGCCGGCGTTCCCAACCAGGACGTGCTCGACATTATCGCCGCCTCAGTCCGCCTGCCGACCGAAGTGATGGGCGATCTCGAATCCATGGTTGCGGCCAACAATGTGATGGGCCGCGAGTTGCTGAAGTTCCTTGACGAGTACGATCTCGACGGCATCGACGAGCTCGCCGATGCGATCCATACACGCTCCGAAGCGCAGACCCGGCGCGCGATCCGGCAATGGCCGAACGGGACCTATGCCGCCGAGGTTTTGCTCGACGGCTACGACACTGACGTGACGCTGAAGGCCTCCGTCATCGTTGGCGACGATTCCATCCACGTCGACTATGCCGGGACGTCCGACCAGGTGCTTCACTCCATCAACTGCCGGACCAACTACCGCTACGCCCATTCGGTCTACGCGCTGAAATGCCTGCTCGACCCGGACACGCCGAACAATGAGGGGTGCATCACCCCGATCACCGATGAGGCGCCGCTCGGCTCGATCCTCAATCCGCAGCAATGGACAGCGGGCAATTCGCGCAATCTGATCGGGCACGTGATCCCGTCGTTGATCTTCAAGGCGCTGGAAGGCGTGGTCCCGGACAAGGTGATGGGTGACAGCGGCGGTGCGCCGATCTGGGCCGCCAACTGCGTCGGCCGGCGCGACGATGGCACGCAGTATGGCTCAGTGCAGAATTTTCACGGCGGGCAGGGCGCCCGCGCCGAATTCGACGGTCTCGACACGCTGAGCTTCCCGTCCAATTGCAGGGTCACCGCGATCGAGATGTTCGAGATTGCCGTGCCTGCGCTCACCGAATGCAAGGAGCTCATTCCGGACTCCGGCGGCGCCGGCAAGAGCCGGGGCGGCCTTGGCCAGCGCGTCGTGCTGCGCAATCTCGGGCGCAATCCGATGAACATCTATCTGGCGTCCGAGCGTGTGCGTCACCCCTGCTTCGGTGTCGTCAATGGCAAGTCCGGTAGCGCTGGCAAGGTCTACAAGAACGGTGAGCCGCAATTTCCCAAGGGCAAGGTCGTCCTGAAGACGGGCGATCGGCTGGAGGTCGAGACGCCCGGCGGCGGCGGATGGGGACGTACATCCGAGCGTGCGGCAGCCTCGATCGAACTCGACCTTGCGGAAGGGTTGATTACGCCGGCGGCTGCGAGGCAGATTTACGGCTATCAGCGCTCAAGCCTGGCGGCGACCGCCGCCGAATAG
- a CDS encoding SDR family NAD(P)-dependent oxidoreductase — MGLLDGKIALVTGAGTGIGRETAILLAREGATVVLTGRRIGPLRDVVTVIEKAGGKAVAHVLDVASREAILETVAWVKSNVGSIEILVNNAGSASKVLNARFISEAEWNATVNVNLTAVFSLTQAVLEDMIAKKEGTVITVSSLAVVNPNLLGGAAYGAAKAGVKNFMTFLHNTYRNQGIRATTILPGETDTPIMDNRARPPLEGERAVMLNPHDVARAVLLCASLQKGAMIPELHICPTFMRDTSADIETARWVGAPAGLADKPKT; from the coding sequence ATGGGTCTGCTCGATGGAAAGATCGCGCTCGTCACCGGCGCCGGTACGGGGATCGGGCGTGAGACCGCGATCCTGCTCGCGAGGGAAGGCGCAACCGTCGTTCTGACGGGACGCCGGATCGGTCCGCTGCGCGACGTCGTAACTGTCATCGAGAAGGCAGGTGGCAAGGCCGTCGCCCACGTGCTGGATGTAGCGTCGCGCGAGGCGATCCTGGAGACGGTCGCCTGGGTGAAGAGCAATGTCGGATCGATCGAAATCCTCGTCAACAACGCCGGCAGTGCCAGCAAGGTGCTCAACGCGCGCTTCATCAGCGAGGCCGAATGGAACGCCACGGTGAACGTCAATCTCACCGCGGTGTTCAGTCTGACCCAGGCGGTGCTGGAGGACATGATTGCGAAAAAGGAAGGCACGGTGATCACCGTGTCGTCGCTCGCCGTCGTCAATCCGAACCTGCTTGGTGGTGCCGCCTACGGGGCGGCCAAGGCCGGCGTGAAGAATTTCATGACCTTCCTGCACAACACCTATCGCAATCAGGGCATCCGCGCGACGACCATCCTGCCCGGCGAGACCGATACCCCGATCATGGACAATCGCGCGCGGCCGCCGCTCGAAGGTGAGCGCGCCGTGATGCTCAATCCGCACGACGTCGCGCGCGCGGTGCTGCTCTGCGCAAGCCTGCAAAAGGGCGCGATGATCCCCGAACTGCACATCTGCCCGACCTTCATGCGCGACACCTCCGCCGACATCGAGACGGCCCGCTGGGTCGGCGCGCCCGCGGGCCTTGCCGACAAGCCCAAGACCTGA
- a CDS encoding HpcH/HpaI aldolase/citrate lyase family protein: MNGAKLRERLARGEAVTMFTPHHASSGLAVRLVELGADAIFVDCEHGTWSFDDVRVTAQAIRGAGGAAIVRPHSHERPILIRYLNAGADGLMVPMVDTADQARAIVDAVRYACPADHEKRLVIAMIETPKAIDGIEALLAVEGIDVFFIGPGDLSQNMGYPPAPPFGQPRPQAVMERVAYAVKKIRAAGKVAGTLVTSDELASLLEQGVRYFYIHSDPFLRVGLAGVKKLLAR, translated from the coding sequence ATGAACGGAGCCAAGTTGCGCGAGCGCCTTGCCAGGGGCGAGGCGGTCACCATGTTCACGCCGCACCACGCCTCATCGGGCCTCGCGGTCCGCCTGGTCGAGCTCGGTGCGGATGCCATCTTTGTCGATTGCGAGCACGGCACCTGGAGTTTTGACGACGTGCGCGTGACAGCCCAGGCCATCCGCGGCGCGGGCGGTGCGGCAATCGTCCGCCCGCATTCGCATGAGCGACCGATCCTGATCCGCTATCTCAATGCCGGCGCCGACGGGTTGATGGTGCCGATGGTCGATACCGCCGACCAGGCGCGCGCCATCGTGGACGCGGTGCGCTATGCGTGCCCGGCCGATCACGAGAAGCGGCTCGTTATCGCCATGATCGAAACGCCCAAGGCGATTGACGGCATCGAGGCCCTGCTTGCTGTTGAAGGCATTGACGTGTTCTTCATCGGGCCCGGCGACCTGTCTCAGAACATGGGCTATCCGCCGGCCCCGCCGTTCGGACAGCCGCGGCCGCAGGCCGTGATGGAGCGGGTTGCCTATGCCGTGAAGAAGATTCGCGCGGCCGGCAAGGTTGCCGGAACGCTCGTGACGTCGGACGAACTGGCGTCCCTGCTCGAACAAGGCGTTCGATATTTCTACATCCACTCCGATCCGTTCCTTCGCGTCGGTCTGGCCGGCGTCAAGAAGTTGCTCGCCCGCTGA
- a CDS encoding SDR family NAD(P)-dependent oxidoreductase, translating into MLEVGNRIVMVSGASRGIGRAVVDRLLSSGFRVSAGLRDPSRLEESERLMTHRYDAEDAKSPISWVNATVARWGGIDAIVNAAGINPKVRVSDEGESELDEMWRVNVKGPLRLVRATLPHLAVCGHGRVINLGSLSGKRVGSNVGYAMTKFAVVALTHGIRREGRAAGIRATVICPGYVATDMTLNDDEIPRHEMSQPDDIARLAETALMLPNNASVSEMLVHCQFEPML; encoded by the coding sequence ATGTTGGAGGTCGGCAATCGGATCGTCATGGTCTCGGGGGCTTCGCGCGGCATCGGACGCGCCGTCGTCGACCGGCTCCTGTCGTCAGGCTTCCGCGTGTCGGCAGGACTTCGCGATCCGAGCCGCCTCGAGGAGAGCGAAAGACTCATGACGCACCGCTATGACGCCGAAGATGCCAAGAGCCCGATCTCGTGGGTCAACGCTACAGTCGCACGGTGGGGCGGCATCGACGCCATCGTCAACGCTGCCGGCATCAATCCGAAGGTCCGTGTCTCCGACGAGGGCGAGAGCGAACTGGATGAAATGTGGCGCGTGAACGTCAAGGGCCCTCTGCGCCTCGTCAGAGCCACCCTACCTCATCTGGCCGTCTGCGGTCACGGGCGGGTCATCAACCTGGGGTCCCTCTCCGGAAAGCGCGTGGGGAGCAACGTCGGCTACGCCATGACCAAGTTCGCCGTGGTCGCACTCACGCACGGCATTCGCCGGGAAGGACGCGCGGCCGGCATTCGGGCGACGGTGATCTGCCCGGGCTATGTTGCTACCGACATGACGCTGAATGACGACGAGATTCCTCGCCATGAGATGAGCCAGCCGGACGACATCGCGCGTCTGGCAGAGACCGCGCTCATGCTGCCGAACAATGCTTCAGTTTCCGAAATGCTCGTGCACTGCCAGTTCGAGCCGATGCTCTAG